A part of Blastopirellula retiformator genomic DNA contains:
- a CDS encoding ABC transporter permease, whose translation MNKSWGMLILLLVICIVTAIFRPRFVEPGNLANIIRWTSLYGVMGIGVAFVIITGGIDLSIGSMLALVGCLFGIFMADYNLPPAVAIGSVIAMSTLLGLVYGLLVTKLKLQPFVVTLCGLLILRGLARATAGGSSVGGFSKLDFLINYEWGSVPVPFLPWINEGYWSFHKWVPGLGDQPGHFALNDAGERIALGWYDWVPLHPPLIYLTVIAIVATVLLNWTVFGRHLKALGKNEQAARFSGVRTDAMVILSYMICTCLAGIAGVLFSIDIGSVMPSTFGNFYELYAIAAAVLGGCSLRGGEGSIVGVVIGTAILRVLQNSIEMWSIQELEFAVVGGVILIGVIGDEIARRIIAARRARQEAALLEKQTA comes from the coding sequence ATGAATAAGAGTTGGGGAATGCTGATCCTACTGCTGGTGATTTGCATTGTGACGGCGATCTTTCGCCCCCGCTTTGTCGAGCCTGGCAATCTAGCCAACATCATCCGCTGGACTTCGCTGTACGGCGTGATGGGAATCGGCGTGGCGTTTGTGATCATCACCGGCGGCATCGACCTGTCGATCGGCTCAATGCTGGCCTTGGTCGGTTGCTTGTTCGGCATCTTCATGGCCGATTACAACTTGCCGCCAGCGGTGGCGATCGGCTCGGTGATTGCGATGTCGACGCTGCTCGGTTTGGTCTATGGGCTGCTCGTCACGAAGCTGAAGTTACAGCCATTCGTCGTCACGCTGTGCGGACTATTGATTCTCCGTGGTTTGGCGCGAGCGACGGCTGGGGGAAGTTCGGTCGGCGGCTTTTCCAAGCTCGACTTCCTCATCAACTACGAATGGGGCAGCGTGCCGGTTCCCTTCTTGCCCTGGATCAACGAAGGCTACTGGAGCTTTCACAAGTGGGTCCCAGGCCTGGGGGATCAACCAGGGCACTTCGCCCTGAACGACGCGGGAGAGCGAATCGCCCTTGGTTGGTACGACTGGGTCCCGCTTCATCCGCCGCTGATTTACTTGACGGTGATCGCGATTGTGGCGACGGTGTTGCTTAACTGGACCGTCTTCGGCCGCCACCTGAAAGCCCTCGGCAAGAACGAACAGGCGGCTCGCTTCAGCGGCGTCCGGACCGACGCGATGGTGATCCTCAGCTACATGATCTGCACTTGCCTGGCCGGAATCGCCGGCGTCCTCTTCTCGATCGACATCGGCAGCGTCATGCCCAGTACCTTCGGCAACTTCTACGAACTGTACGCGATTGCGGCGGCGGTGCTAGGCGGATGCAGTTTGCGCGGCGGCGAAGGTTCGATCGTCGGCGTCGTCATCGGCACCGCGATCTTGCGGGTGCTGCAAAACTCGATCGAAATGTGGTCGATTCAGGAGTTGGAGTTCGCCGTTGTCGGCGGCGTCATCTTGATCGGCGTGATCGGCGATGAGATCGCCCGGCGCATCATCGCCGCTAGACGGGCTCGCCAGGAAGCGGCGCTGTTGGAAAAGCAAACCGCGTAG
- a CDS encoding serine/threonine-protein kinase — translation MQSTLVQRQLRTPARPSVVGDWRIGNLVARGSFCDVSRAQPVGGKGIAWDYAIKTLRTEYADDRLALEMLRREVRVSQQVASPRLATVLAHDFAGDEEAYVVFPYLTGVTLNHLVPRRGPLAARIWILRQMAEGLSALHAAGWRHGDVKPENVIIDATGRVTLIDLGFATQIGVDEVDAAQYQKGTPRYMAPELFTSTLAASDASDIYSLGVLAFELLSGHRLFDTQDLAKIIAAHKAQSPPPLRRFLPHAPAHLATLVARMLAKDPLRRPETIDDVADQLRSLEFETIGNAG, via the coding sequence ATGCAGTCGACTCTCGTTCAACGTCAACTTCGCACCCCCGCGCGCCCGTCGGTCGTGGGAGATTGGCGCATCGGTAATCTCGTCGCCCGAGGTTCCTTTTGCGACGTTTCCCGGGCACAGCCCGTTGGCGGCAAAGGGATCGCGTGGGATTACGCCATCAAAACGCTTCGCACCGAATATGCCGACGACCGGCTGGCGCTCGAAATGTTGCGTCGCGAAGTTCGCGTCTCGCAGCAAGTCGCCTCGCCCCGGTTGGCCACGGTGCTCGCCCATGACTTCGCCGGCGACGAAGAGGCGTACGTCGTCTTCCCCTATCTGACGGGGGTAACCCTCAATCATTTGGTTCCGCGCCGCGGGCCGCTCGCCGCCCGGATTTGGATTTTACGTCAAATGGCGGAAGGGCTCTCCGCTTTGCATGCCGCCGGTTGGCGACATGGCGACGTGAAGCCGGAGAACGTCATCATCGACGCCACTGGCCGCGTCACGCTGATTGATCTCGGGTTCGCCACCCAAATTGGCGTCGATGAAGTCGACGCCGCTCAGTACCAAAAGGGAACCCCACGCTATATGGCGCCAGAGCTGTTCACCTCGACGCTCGCCGCCTCCGACGCCAGCGACATCTACAGCCTCGGCGTGTTGGCGTTTGAACTGCTCAGCGGGCACCGCCTGTTCGACACCCAAGACCTGGCGAAAATCATCGCCGCTCACAAGGCGCAATCGCCTCCCCCGCTTCGCCGCTTTCTGCCGCACGCTCCCGCGCACCTCGCGACATTGGTCGCTCGCATGTTGGCGAAAGATCCTCTTCGCCGTCCAGAAACAATCGACGACGTCGCCGACCAGCTTCGCTCGCTCGAGTTTGAAACGATCGGCAACGCGGGTTAA
- a CDS encoding sugar ABC transporter ATP-binding protein, giving the protein MPLLEVCNVTKRFPGVKALKGVSLSIAPGESVAVIGENGAGKSTLMKILAGIQTPDKGEIKIDGRPVEIRTVRDAEKLGIALIHQELNLCDNLDVAANIFLGKEPRAFGFLKRREMEHRASEVLRQVGLDVPPTASLASLSIGRRQLVEIAKALASSAQVLIMDEPTSSLSTGEVENLFRVIRTLREQGVSVVYISHRLSEIHHVADRVVALRDGRNSGELAKDQITHEQMVRLMVGRDLDQFFPHTPHTAEETVLSAKGVRVAGKSGFPIDLQLKAGEIVGLAGLVGAGRTELLETLFGVRRAVGGSVEVAGKRVSLRSPRDAIATGLFLVPEDRKQDGLVIEMTVGENITLPGLSRASTAGILPTSWERSTAAEMIETLRIKTPGPGQIIQFLSGGNQQKAVIAKWLAMGPKVLLLDEPTRGIDIGAKHEIYEMMERLAQQGVAILFASSEMEEVIGMSDRTLVMHEGQLAGELRRDQLSEEAIMRLATGAAIASTT; this is encoded by the coding sequence GTGCCGCTGCTTGAAGTCTGTAACGTCACCAAACGATTCCCCGGCGTCAAAGCGCTGAAAGGGGTCAGCCTCTCGATCGCCCCCGGTGAGTCGGTAGCGGTGATCGGTGAGAACGGCGCCGGCAAAAGCACGCTGATGAAGATCCTCGCCGGGATTCAAACGCCCGACAAAGGCGAGATCAAAATCGATGGCCGGCCGGTCGAGATTCGCACCGTCCGCGACGCCGAGAAGCTCGGCATCGCCCTGATCCATCAAGAGCTGAACCTGTGCGACAACCTCGACGTCGCCGCCAACATCTTCCTCGGCAAAGAGCCGCGGGCATTCGGCTTTTTAAAACGTCGCGAAATGGAGCACCGCGCCAGCGAGGTGCTGCGGCAAGTCGGGCTCGACGTCCCGCCGACCGCGTCGCTCGCCAGTCTTTCGATCGGGCGTCGGCAGTTGGTCGAGATCGCCAAGGCGCTCGCGTCGAGCGCCCAAGTGCTGATCATGGACGAACCAACCTCGAGCCTGTCGACCGGCGAGGTGGAGAACCTGTTCCGGGTCATTCGCACCTTGCGCGAACAAGGAGTCAGCGTCGTTTATATTTCGCACCGGCTCAGCGAGATTCACCATGTCGCCGACCGCGTCGTGGCGCTGCGAGACGGCCGCAATTCGGGCGAACTTGCCAAAGATCAGATCACGCACGAACAGATGGTGCGGCTGATGGTCGGCCGCGATCTCGATCAGTTCTTTCCGCACACCCCACATACTGCAGAAGAGACTGTGCTCTCGGCCAAGGGTGTTCGCGTTGCTGGCAAGAGCGGATTTCCGATCGACCTGCAGTTGAAGGCCGGCGAGATCGTTGGTTTGGCGGGCCTGGTCGGCGCTGGTCGCACCGAGCTGTTAGAAACGCTGTTCGGCGTCCGCCGAGCGGTCGGTGGATCGGTCGAAGTCGCCGGCAAGCGGGTAAGTCTGCGGAGTCCGCGTGATGCGATCGCGACCGGGCTATTTCTGGTCCCGGAGGATCGCAAGCAAGACGGCTTGGTGATCGAGATGACGGTCGGCGAGAACATCACCTTGCCGGGCCTATCGCGAGCGTCAACAGCTGGCATCTTACCGACCAGTTGGGAGCGATCAACCGCCGCCGAGATGATCGAGACGCTGCGGATCAAGACGCCGGGACCGGGGCAGATCATTCAGTTTCTCTCTGGCGGCAATCAGCAAAAGGCGGTCATCGCCAAGTGGTTGGCGATGGGGCCGAAGGTGCTGCTGCTGGACGAACCTACCCGTGGCATCGACATTGGCGCCAAACATGAAATCTATGAGATGATGGAGCGTCTGGCGCAACAAGGGGTGGCTATCCTGTTCGCCTCGAGCGAGATGGAAGAAGTGATCGGCATGTCGGATCGGACGCTGGTCATGCACGAAGGCCAGTTGGCCGGTGAGCTGCGCCGCGACCAATTGAGCGAAGAAGCGATCATGCGCCTGGCGACCGGCGCAGCGATCGCGAGCACCACGTAG
- a CDS encoding substrate-binding domain-containing protein, whose amino-acid sequence MKRRLFLKACAVAATATLGCRSESNSGGGSSSAALQYEFPVSHGKYTVVALRSDSGNHDRAKQNAEAAISKYPNLNCMVGLYAYNPPTILRAVENAGKLDDIKIVGFDEDIETLKGIEEGKIFGTVVQQPFLFGFKSVEYLSALIRGQQVDVPDSQIIYIPHRVITPDNAKQFKSDIEQMMAGKAPAPQSERDDYDTSRPVSLAFLTNTVDPFWELAEQGVRSAEPIFNASCDVYHPPTASAEEQKRFIERKLNDDCQGLALSPIDKENQRPLINRACEKMKVICHDSDAPDTERLFYIGTGNYLAGRAVGKLVKKAIPDGGEVAIFVGKLEQLNAQERSSGVIDELLDKPIPAQYAIGGAPPAEADEKRSE is encoded by the coding sequence ATGAAACGTCGTCTCTTTCTGAAGGCGTGCGCCGTCGCCGCCACGGCAACGCTCGGCTGTCGATCTGAGTCGAACTCTGGGGGGGGCTCCAGCAGCGCCGCTCTGCAGTACGAGTTCCCCGTTTCGCACGGCAAATACACGGTCGTCGCCCTCCGTTCGGACAGCGGAAATCATGACCGGGCCAAGCAAAACGCCGAAGCGGCGATCTCCAAATACCCCAATCTCAACTGCATGGTCGGCCTCTACGCCTACAATCCCCCCACCATTTTGCGGGCCGTAGAAAATGCCGGAAAGCTCGACGACATCAAAATCGTCGGCTTCGATGAAGATATTGAGACCCTCAAAGGAATCGAAGAAGGAAAGATCTTCGGCACCGTCGTGCAGCAGCCGTTCCTGTTTGGCTTTAAGTCGGTCGAGTATCTTTCGGCCTTGATTCGCGGCCAACAGGTCGATGTACCTGACAGTCAGATCATTTACATTCCGCATCGCGTCATCACGCCCGACAACGCCAAGCAGTTCAAGTCGGACATCGAGCAGATGATGGCCGGCAAAGCCCCGGCGCCCCAGAGCGAGCGAGACGACTACGACACCAGCCGGCCGGTCAGCCTGGCGTTCTTGACCAACACGGTCGACCCCTTCTGGGAGTTGGCCGAACAAGGAGTGCGATCAGCCGAGCCGATTTTCAACGCCTCGTGCGACGTCTATCACCCGCCGACCGCCAGCGCCGAAGAGCAAAAGCGGTTTATCGAGCGGAAGCTGAACGACGACTGCCAAGGCCTGGCCCTGTCGCCGATCGACAAAGAGAACCAAAGGCCGCTGATCAATCGGGCCTGCGAAAAGATGAAGGTGATCTGCCACGACAGCGATGCCCCTGATACCGAGCGGCTATTCTACATTGGCACCGGCAACTACCTGGCGGGTCGCGCCGTCGGCAAGCTGGTGAAGAAAGCGATTCCGGACGGGGGCGAAGTGGCGATCTTTGTCGGCAAGCTCGAACAGCTGAATGCGCAAGAGCGCAGCTCCGGCGTGATCGACGAACTGCTCGACAAGCCGATCCCGGCGCAGTACGCCATCGGCGGCGCTCCGCCGGCCGAAGCTGACGAGAAACGGTCCGAGTAG